TTTTGGTTAAAAAGAAGCCCAAATAAAGATTTTCCctgttttcttccttctttcccATAGCTTTGGTGCGCCTTCCTCACCTTTATGCCAACTTTGTTGCCGAGCAATATGTTAGCGTCTTCGCTATCTCACTCCCGTACACTAACCCGTCCAAGTAAGTACTCACAAAGATGCAAAAGCTCTAATAATACTATTTACTATACACACACTATTTGGACATTTCCCTCAGGTACAACCAGTACATCGTCTCTCTTGCCCATCACGTGATTGCAATGTGGTTCATTCGCTGCCGACTCCCTTTCCGAAAAGATTTTGTTCAGTACATCACAAAGGTAAATTACTACAATTTGGCTGTTCAAGTATCACGTCAGGGAAAAAGTGTAATGCTTTCCTCAATGTGCTATTTTGTATTTCATATATTAagtctttttaatgtattttttttacatctatgtatttattttgtttccaaAGGGTTTGCGTTCCAATGCCTTGCTGCCATTCGATGACGGTCACGAGCAGAGTTCTTTTCGTGCCCGAAGCACAAGTCTCAATGAAAGACCCAAAAGGTAAAGGATTCATTCAAGTACGCTAGTTTGGACGTTAGTTGCGAGGAGGAAGATAAAAATGGATAAACAATAATGACACTTATCTTATAGTATCTTTGAATGGTGGGTTTATAAAGACATAGATTTAAATATAGTCATCATTCCACAACTATCATTCCGGGGGCTCCTTTTGTCTCTGTAGTTTAGAATCTTTTTCTTGTGCTGAAGCTTCCTCCTTGTCCGTCTTTTTTACTGTCCAGATCTTTCGCTTCATTGtgtaatataatatttatttgattcctctccttcaatcttttatttgcgGCTACTTTCAtttcccaacaaaaaaaagactgttttcCCATTTAATTGATCTTTTATCTCTCAGTTGAGTTATACGCTGTCCTGTAATCTATTTCATAATGTTCAACTGCTGTTAATTTTCACCctgttatgttttttctttcattttttttcatttggcaccTCCCCTGCCTCCTGCAAATGGGCGCTGTGTTGCGGTTGTGGTTTTGGGGGCTTCCACGTGTCCCCTACCCGCTCCTCCTGCTCCCCCCAACCCTCCTCCTGCGACCTCTGCCCCCTTTGACGTTGCGTACCCCCCCCCTGTAAACCCCCTTCTGTGTCTGGTGTGTGCTGCTGGCTCACATGCTCACGTTGCAATGGCGCTGCCGGGGGTGAAACGTCATCACACACACCACCCCCCGAAACCACCTCGATGTTGACTacccaccgccaccgccacacCGTAACCTCCACCCATTcccaaccccttttttttttgacccctTCGCCGTGGTACCCATCACTGCCCAGTCTTCGGGCGGCAAAAGTGGCAAAGGCGGCAGCGGTGGTAGCCAATAACAGCAGCTCTCCAGTTAAAGAGCTGAGGGACCTGTCAGCCATGGATGCGTTCCGATCCCGCAGCATCAGTGTCTCCGATCACGCGGTCCGCAGGTTAGAGAGCCATCTGGGTaaacaaactacaaaaaaaaaacaacaactactaccaaacttgatttttttttcttccatgggaTGGTTGGTGGGGTGTTTGGTCATTGTCATGCTGTTGGGTGGGATTTTTATTACCAATGACACCTGGAATGGGTGCTGCATGCTAGAATTGGTGTCAAAACGTTTGTTTGTCTGTCACGTGCTGACATCATGCACTCGCTGTTGTAGGTTTTGTTGCCGtgattcatttgatttttgcaTGCCACAGTGTTTTAAAGACCACCATGGACTGATgtccatgtttttctttttttgattttgtttgcttgtttccTTTGCTTGGGTTTGATTGGCTTATTAACAATGAATGGCTGGAGAGTGTGGAGAAGCTTCCATATCTCATGTGATCTTAAAATTTCTGGACTTGTTAGTACACACTGCGATGCGCCTTTTTCCTGATTGGATCACTGGATTGGTGATGGGAACACTAGCAGTTAAATGGTCTTCTTTGCTTTGTCTGTTGGACATGTTGCTCGACATTTTACATCACTCACTTCACAAAGATAGACTTTGCTGCTATGACCAATCTCCTCAAGTGGTGTTTTGGGAGTAGCAGGCTGAATCTGTGATATGATTTGATGGCCAACTAGTATACAAATTCAAAAGTCTCACTTGCGGCCTTTCTATTCTTTTGCCTTCAATGCTCAGGTATTGTTTGTGCAACAGCTTTTGTGTGCTTACAATCTACATTGCAGCTGTCCATTGCAGATCAATAGGTTATAGTAATGCCtttcttgttaaaaaataacagaaaatacTATGTTACTGTAAAATTGGCTTCATAGGCACagctgcaatgttttttttaaattttatagcCTATACCCCTGTTGAATAGTTGGAACTTAATAGTTTTAACATCTCAGTACTAAATTGCTGCATGATCATGCTCATTTCACCCTTTTTTGGCATTTCGGGTGCATAATATAAAAGGGAATTTAGTAAATCATGTAAGCAGAGTCAAGGTAAGTGCGTGCTGTCtaaacatttaatttgatcTACGACCTTTGCATGACTTTATTAGAGAATTTCCAttaaatcttaaaaaataatgacatactAAACGAACTGACTTTATAATAAGCGCTAATGTTAACAGGTTTTGACTTACCTAAGCCACTGATTAGTAAAGTCCAGTCAAAATTGATAGGATTCATATTAGTGGCATTTAAatctcttttctattttttttttgccaattattTGTTGAGGCTTGCAAATAATACATGTCACTTTCCAGCATGGGTCTGTTTGCGTTTGCTTGAGTTGGTGACGATACAAGCATGCTTGTGCTGTGTCCCCATAATGCACGTATTACTTGCATGCTTTTGTTTCCATAaaccatttgaattaaattctgaCCTCGTGTGACTTCCTCTAATTGTATTTCTGCTTCTCTCTCGTTTTTCTGTCTTATTGATGTGTCCCCCTTAGGATGCAAACTTCCACGACTACTTGCAGTCTGGGCTCAGCTGATGAAAATGCAGTAACTCAAGCAGACGAGACACTGAAAACGGTCCACTTGGAGCTCACTGAGACATGCCTGGACATGATGGCAAGATATGTCTTTTCCAACTTCTCAGCTCTGCCAAAAAGGTACATTTTTCAGTCATGTTTTAAACTAGAATATTTGGTTTCTAGTTTTACACAATTAAAACTTGTCATCTatttttgaatgtaaaaaaacaacaaaaacatttacttaCTTTTAACCTAAGAAATCAGTCATAGTTTCTAAATAGTGCTGGACAGATagacttttttccccttattattattatttttttaaagattttgaatTTCTTCTTAGATCTCCAATTGCAGAGTTCCTCCTGGCAGGCGGTCGCAGCATGACATGGCTAGTGGGCAATAAACTAGTGACCATCACCACCAGCGGAGGAGTTCACACGCATGCATTGCTCGGCCTGGACATGGCCGACCGACTGGGGGGAGGCGAAATGACCAGGTGGGGACACTAAGTCACTGTTGAAatgaatcatctttttttttagtgtagttttgtttggttttgagTGATTCACCTCTGTTCACCAGCAGGTCTGACCCATCCCTGCACACCCGGATAACAAAGGAGGCACCAGCCAAACTGGAGTCCCAGTCAAGTCAGCAGCAAAGCAGAGCCACACGCATACGTGTCCGCTCTATGTCGGGTAATATTTCCATTCTAATGGCGATTTGACttacattgcagtttttttgatgCAGCTCTTATTTTGTATCAGGTGGTCATGCTCTTCGTGCCGGTCCCGCCCAAAGTCTAAGCCCACTGGTGTCACCCTCCGAGGGGGAGTTGGCAGCTCAGTTGTCACCCTCTTCTACCACACTGGATGGCCTCAGTCCTCCCTCGTCCACTTCTGCCAACACGCCGGCACCCCCGCCACTCAAAGATAACCCCGGTCTGGCTGAGTTTGTTCCCATTCTCACACAGGGCTGGGCTGAGATCTTCATTCGTAGACCCTCTGGTATGTAGAAAAATCTAACTAAAGTTGTATGCCTGTTTGCAAATGGCCAAAATGAGTCTGTTTCCATCCATCTTCTCAGGCAACACAAGCTGGTTAATGTGCCTGGAGAACCCGCCGAGTCCCTTCTCCTCCGAGGTGCGAAACATGCCCCTGCAGGAGCTGTCCACGGTCCTGATGGCGATGGAGGGAGTGAAAGAACCTGCGTCTCGGACAGTCAGTGCTCCTGCTAGCACGGCTACTCCTGCACCTGCCGAGTCCTTTAGCCAAACGCACAGTGGTGCCGGAGGGAAGCCTCATTTGATCCAGCGCTCCAACACAGGTGAGTGTctcattttctatttcatatCTAGGGAGGgctcaaaagtatttttttgccattgatgAATGCTCGACATTATGTAATCATCATTGCACCAGCatgtttagtttaaaaaataataattttaaaggagatagtaaaaaaaataagcatatttttgtttacatttgaattgTGCTCAAATCAAGattttgctcctttttttaCAATGTGTTTCGGTCCATggattttaatgaatttgtgtTTACATAGTGTTCAAGTATAAAATTAATGGAAATATAAAGCAAATTTCTGATAGAATGtagcaacaaaaatattttgaaagtgtatgtatatataaatagatattatatttatttaatccgCAACATCTCATTAACCTCACCCTGGCTTTTTTAACTTTGTTGTACacgttgctatttttttaaatcatttgtatGCACATGAATTACTAAAAGTGCACGTGTGGACTTTTAACTTATGTCATCTACAAAAAGTGGACATGATCAGAATTCCTGGCCATGTGAATTTTTTTCACAAGTGCCTTAGTgatgccgtttttttttctgtgtttcaaATGGCATTTTCCTGATTTGCTATTGTACCCTCACTTTTAAGAATCCCCTCCCCTCCTTTTTAAGATCTTTTCCGCAGTTGTTATGATGGCTTTGTTTGTCTTGTTTGTCCACCATCATCACTGTGCTGGTTTGTGATTGACTTATGTGGCATCCTGCCTGCAGTGAGCGGCTCTCTCTGGTTTCTGGGTCAGGGCAGTGCACCCATAGGCCCTCCGGCCCATAACAGGTTGTACAGGAGCATTTCCTGGGCAGGTACCGTCCCTCCCATGTTTGACCCTCCCCCCAATCCTTAtgcacacacttacacacacccTCCAAAAAAGACATTATCAGTAACTTGCAAAATACAACTAACTAAAATGAGTACTTCTATCATCAATAAAGTGCTTATGTATTCACTTTCTTGCAGAGGCCCATTGGATATTTAATCGAATATGGATTCTTAAATGTAACACATTCTACATGATTAAGgttaaataatattttccagATTTTGAAGGGGAAGCTGTATTATGCTTACCTAAGGGAGTGCTTATGTTCACAGTTTTACTCTTTTGGAGTCAAGAAAGTGAATACATGTATTTCATTGGGATTGACAGTACTTTAGGAGAAAAGATGGCTCCATATTGGTGCCAGTGGGGCAACATCTGATTACCAATTTGCCCTCTCTTCATCCCCAAGCAGAGAGTGGCACTTCACCCATTCAAATGAATCATCCGTCTTCTTCCATGATTGATTTTCCCTGCTAAGCCTTTTCTAACAATAAGTGTCAACACACCCTTTATCCCTTGAGGGTGTCAACAGAAATGCCCAGACCTTATAGAAGTTATACATTGGTTAGCAAGTGAAGACAATTATTTTCACAGTTGCAGTGTAGCGGTGGGTCAGAAATTGCGTTTGATATTCTCTTTATGTTAGGTCTGTATGTGTGGGACTGCACAGCCTGGTCTGGGCTGCTGTTGCACTAGGTTTGGGTTGGAATAACCAGGAAACTATTACATGCATGTACCTTTTTTAGAGTTGGGCGGTTATCATTTTGTCTCGTTGagctatttaaaacatttttaaggcaACTGGACATTGACATTTTCTGCTGTCTAATGCGTCTTTTGTTAGCCTTcataagccatatttgtttagagttcatttcaatggggaaTAATGGTTTGAGGGGCGTACATGAATTATTTATACCGCCCAAGCCTAGTGGTTGAAGGTAAATCAAATCCATGTCTGTGATGAAAAGATCATTAATGCCTGTTTGTGTTTGCGGATCATTGCGCCTTTAGGTTTACATGAATGATCTCcatggcttttatttttatttgcatgtgtgtgtttctcAGCTTTTTGAGTTGAAGCCATGTGATTGAGTTAGCCTGTTAATGATGTAGTTTGCAGGTGATGTCTGTTAGACATAAAATTGCTTACTGACAGCTATGGTGATTGTTGATACTAACACGTGGTTTGTGAAGAGCAAACCATTTTATTGTTCTATTGTGAACTACTCACAAATGTTTGTTATTGTGTCCTGTTATAGACTCTGTAGTGGTGATGGAAGAAAGCCCAGGGGTCACAGCTGTGCAGTCCCCATCTGACTGGCCGGAATGTGAAGAGTTTGAACCCGTGCCGGCTGACCCCATCTTCATTTCTGCTGATAAATTCCCAAAAGCTCCGCCTTCTGGAACTCTCAGTCGGGTCAGTATGTCAAATTTTGAAACTAAGGTAGGGCTTTTCAGTTGAAGTCATTGAAAATATGTTGCCTTTTGCCCTCCaagtcctcctcgtcctcctccagcCAAGATGAAGAAAAGTCCACATTAGAAGAAGTGAGTGAGGGTGCAATTCCAATTGATCAAGCTCCTCTGGGACTCTCCACCCCTGGCAGTCAGGAACTCCTCTTCCAAGGCACCCATCAGTCCCAGGGTCATGGACTCAACAAGTCCAGTTCCTCACCAGAGCTTCAAACCTTATCAGAAGCCTTCTCCAAAGTGAACCTGGAGTCCGAGACTGCTATTGGTGATGCTGCCCAGTCCAGAGTGCCTGCAGAAACCAAAGCCCAGCAGCTTACTGAGAGGGAGAGTGCAGGAGGAGACCTCGGAGGGATCATAACAACAAATCCGATAACCGATAGCGCTTCAACGGGGCCTCCACAAAGCGTAGGTGCGAGAATGAAGTTGGAGTTCCCACCGCCCGGACCCCAACCGGGACCCATCTCACCTGGTGGGGGTCACCGACCACGGGGTCATACCATCTCGGTATCGGCGCCCTCTTCCCGACGAGAAAGGAGGACTGAGAGAGATTCGTACCAGAGCAGATCCGGGCCTAGCAGCAACACTGAAAAGATGGCTGGGCTCAGTCCCAGGTATTATTACAAACATGGACGCCTAAGAATGTTTATCACAAAATGTACCTACTAATAATGAATGTGTTTGTCCAtaatgttgttttctttaaacttttttttgtcttgtgccTATTTTAGCTTTGTATTCCTTCAGCTGTACCATTCACCTTTCTTTGGGAATGAAGCTAACAAGCCACTGCTGCTGCCTAAAACCCAGGTCACTGTCTTACATCTTGGTTTCTTCTTTTGTAAGCTTTGGTGCAAAGTTAACttctgtgtgttttttgtcTGAAGGTCATTGATCGTGCTGTGAAGGTTCTGGATCAAATGCCTCCTTATGACACCCACAAGATTGGCGTGATCTTTGTCGGAGCGGGCCAGGTGAGCACTTTTAATCATTCTGGTGGGCTTTTCAATGGGACACAATAGTTATCatacattgatttttattgTATCTGTTGTAAGACATAGTGAATATTGCAAGAAGATGGAAAAAGGACACAAAAGgctttaaatgttaaattgtgGTAGAATTTCATGATGAAAAGTAGCATAAGTCGCACaagccaaagaatgcacaataaaagtaggaaaagaaaatataagttGAATTTTGATGGTACAGTTTTTCAATTTATCAGAAACCACCAACAAGGTACACTGGAAAAAAGTATGATTTGTAGTGCAGAAATTTTGCAAAATGTGTAACTTGACGTCTTCTTTTGAAGGTTAACAATGAGGTGGCCATCCTATCCAACGAATATGGATCAAATCGCTATGCAGCCTTCCTCACGGGACTGGGAAAATTAATCCACTTGAAGGACTGCGACCCCGACCAGATCTTCTTGGGGGGACTTGATCAGTACGGCGATGACGGCGAGTTTACTTACTGTTGGCATGATGACATCATGCAAGGTATGAAACTATTTATGGAACTCTCGTTTTTTTGCTTTCTATGGGCAGcccaaaaattatgatttttcttttccctaGCTATCTTCCATATCGCCACATTGATGCCAAACAGAGAAAGTGACAAGGGCTGCTGCAATAAGAAGCGACACATCGGCAATGATTTTGTCATGGTGGTTTACAATGATTCTGGCGAGGAGTATAAACTGGGCACCATCAAGGTAGTCGTTATGCTTTGATTTGCCTTTGCACGCAACATTCCAGATTAATTGCAGAAATATAGGCACTCAGGTGACTACTATTATAATATACTCAGGATTGTCACTTTGTAAATCCAAGCGTTTTTGGTACTTTTTTCTTTTCGGTATAGGTCTCTTTACTTTATTGTAGTTTTCTCTTTATTAAGCTCATTCACTACACCATTACACTGGGGGGAAAAACATCATTTGTTGAGTTATATTTTTAGGGTTAAAGCTAAACCTGGCTTGTTAAATGAACCGTAAACAACAGTAGTATAGCATTAagtgtatacacaaacacatgtatataaaatacatgcatccacttttttttggtaacagcagcattgctttatttttactgttttcCCTCTTTTAGGGTCAGTTTAACTTTGTGGAAGTGATCATAAAACCACTGGATTACGAATGTAACCTAGTGTCCCTGCAGTGTCGTAAAGGTGAGCCAAGCGTCGTTTCTCTCCTCCTTATTGTTGAAGTTGTCACCTCACTTTTGCTTGCCTTTCAGATCTGGAAGGCTTAGTTGATACAAGCGTCTCCAAAATAGTCTCCGACGGCAACCTCCCGCTATTAGTCAGACAGATGGCTCTACATGCCAATGTGAGTTAAAATTGCACTCGCCGTTTGCCATCGCTGTTTGAGATATTGAGAATATCCTTGTCTGTGTAGATGGCTTCCTTGGTGCATCAGTACAGAGCCAACCCTTCAGACGCGTACGCCTCAAAGTGGCTGGCGAGGTTGAGGCACATTAAGAGGATCAGGACAAGGGTAAGATGGAAGAGTCAAATGTGCTACTAGCAATGATTTTAAGCTGgaccttgtgtgtttttttttttcaggctcaGGAAGATATTCAGTCCCGCGCAACTCCCGGCATCTCTCTGACTCAGGGTCATGCGCAGCAAAACAAACCGTTCCAGCAGAGCAGCAGCGCCTCGTCCAACTCGGAAAGCACGGGCCAGCGTAAAAGGCTGGTTTCCACAGTTGATGACTTCACTGATTTTGTGTGATTCCGTGTAGGTGAGACAAACCGATCCGGGTAGATTTCAATATGTAGACTTTGACTGAAATTGATTACCAATGCACCAACTTCAtattaaatgttgttttgagtGTTCAAATGGTGAACAGAAAAATTCTGTGCATTTTAGCTTAAATATTGCCTCTTTGCATCCAAGATGAATTGAGGCTTCAAAAGAATCTCATTATGCACGATTTGATTACTGTAAactggaagaaaagaaaaatattaaatttttagagaaaaacaaactcacaaagcaaaaaatgtccttagtatacatcattttttaaacaaatacaatCCTTAAAACCCACACTGGTTTTCACAAAATCTCTTAAGACAACTAAATAATTTGTTACTGATTCATGAGAGCTCATTTACTGTTGCGCTGTTTATTCAACATTGTCAAGTGCAAAAGCATGAACATTTACCACAATTGCCAAATACAGATGGGATAAAAACAAGCCATTTGACACATCGCTAACAGTTTTACACAAGATGTTTTGTTGAAGACAGAttggggaaacaaaaaaaatatataagtgagTAGACATGAAGTATTTATTCAGCGTCGAACCACTTGATTCAAT
This region of Stigmatopora nigra isolate UIUO_SnigA chromosome 6, RoL_Snig_1.1, whole genome shotgun sequence genomic DNA includes:
- the tsc2 gene encoding tuberin isoform X6, which produces MMNKQPSKESLKDKVKGIFGLGPQRPPSKQSDHKPSEFIITSDIIKELLPECGLSNRIRTMNHICDLAKTKKFEEHAVEAVWKSVDDMLTQEQPPEARHAALQLLRAIIQGQGERLGPLRAYFFKVIRDYQPCNEELSDRLEVFKALTENGKDITYLEEDIASFVLLWMNIGLTSDFLHVLVNLVKFNSCYLDQNVSTMVQKICLLCNRTTASTDIEVALQVLDAVVCYNCLPSDSLGVFIITLCRTVNVKEFCESCWKLMRKVLGTHLGHSAIYTMCRIMEEKVYTEDAPLLRGAVFFVGMALWGAHRLPALKNTPTLVLPSFYKAMACANEVVSYEIVLSITRLIRKYGKELQVVTWDILLGIIERLLQQIQAIGSAELKAIVYELLTTIEELYEQNGYHGSTEKFFSLVEKCADKRPDASVLTLISYRAQSIQPAKDGWIQSLHWLMEKFFRNESRSLIRIKVLHILSFVLSTNRQLYEDELIEMVVIPLLSGIADDRDPAVRKQATQLLVDLAEGCNTHHFTSLLDIIERVASRSLVCPGPMEISDREHTAESPLEDVRTAILGLLEILQSKLYSLPAGHATRVYELLISHLQLHYKNKYSSLIASSIRLQIFDFFLRMRADSLHRVGFPNKDGAMRFSPYCYCDIGEPEKRTNEKKSTGPTSPPASGPPPPTAAPSVTATIRSAYLPYSTAFSVILQCLKMETDWKVLKLVLEKLQWTLQYKVLLLTSPCNLDQLCSTLCCMVTDRLISERLKKIPDGFSRTDVQLAVVPALTAITSYHTYLEQSRQRELVQCLETGLIYRCAKQCVVALTLCTVEMPDIMIKLLPALIVKLTHISATVAMASPMLEFLSTLVRLPHLYANFVAEQYVSVFAISLPYTNPSKYNQYIVSLAHHVIAMWFIRCRLPFRKDFVQYITKGLRSNALLPFDDGHEQSSFRARSTSLNERPKRMQTSTTTCSLGSADENAVTQADETLKTVHLELTETCLDMMARYVFSNFSALPKRSPIAEFLLAGGRSMTWLVGNKLVTITTSGGVHTHALLGLDMADRLGGGEMTRSDPSLHTRITKEAPAKLESQSSQQQSRATRIRVRSMSGGHALRAGPAQSLSPLVSPSEGELAAQLSPSSTTLDGLSPPSSTSANTPAPPPLKDNPGLAEFVPILTQGWAEIFIRRPSGNTSWLMCLENPPSPFSSEVRNMPLQELSTVLMAMEGVKEPASRTVSAPASTATPAPAESFSQTHSGAGGKPHLIQRSNTVSGSLWFLGQGSAPIGPPAHNRLYRSISWADSVVVMEESPGVTAVQSPSDWPECEEFEPVPADPIFISADKFPKAPPSGTLSRSSSSSSSQDEEKSTLEEVSEGAIPIDQAPLGLSTPGSQELLFQGTHQSQGHGLNKSSSSPELQTLSEAFSKVNLESETAIGDAAQSRVPAETKAQQLTERESAGGDLGGIITTNPITDSASTGPPQSVGARMKLEFPPPGPQPGPISPGGGHRPRGHTISVSAPSSRRERRTERDSYQSRSGPSSNTEKMAGLSPSFVFLQLYHSPFFGNEANKPLLLPKTQVIDRAVKVLDQMPPYDTHKIGVIFVGAGQVNNEVAILSNEYGSNRYAAFLTGLGKLIHLKDCDPDQIFLGGLDQYGDDGEFTYCWHDDIMQAIFHIATLMPNRESDKGCCNKKRHIGNDFVMVVYNDSGEEYKLGTIKGQFNFVEVIIKPLDYECNLVSLQCRKDLEGLVDTSVSKIVSDGNLPLLVRQMALHANMASLVHQYRANPSDAYASKWLARLRHIKRIRTRAQEDIQSRATPGISLTQGHAQQNKPFQQSSSASSNSESTGQRKRLVSTVDDFTDFV
- the tsc2 gene encoding tuberin isoform X3 is translated as MMNKQPSKESLKDKVKGIFGLGPQRPPSKQSDHKPSEFIITSDIIKELLPECGLSNRIRTMNHICDLAKTKKFEEHAVEAVWKSVDDMLTQEQPPEARHAALQLLRAIIQGQGERLGPLRAYFFKVIRDYQPCNEELSDRLEVFKALTENGKDITYLEEDIASFVLLWMNIGLTSDFLHVLVNLVKFNSCYLDQNVSTMVQKICLLCNRTTASTDIEVALQVLDAVVCYNCLPSDSLGVFIITLCRTVNVKEFCESCWKLMRKVLGTHLGHSAIYTMCRIMEEKVYTEDAPLLRGAVFFVGMALWGAHRLPALKNTPTLVLPSFYKAMACANEVVSYEIVLSITRLIRKYGKELQVVTWDILLGIIERLLQQIQAIGSAELKAIVYELLTTIEELYEQNGYHGSTEKFFSLVEKCADKRPDASVLTLISYRAQSIQPAKDGWIQSLHWLMEKFFRNESRSLIRIKVLHILSFVLSTNRQLYEDELIEMVVIPLLSGIADDRDPAVRKQATQLLVDLAEGCNTHHFTSLLDIIERVASRSLVCPGPMEISDREHTAESPLEDVRTAILGLLEILQSKLYSLPAGHATRVYELLISHLQLHYKNKYSSLIASSIRLQIFDFFLRMRADSLHRVGFPNKDGAMRFSPYCYCDIGEPEKRTNEKKSTGPTSPPASGPPPPTAAPSVTATIRSAYLPYSTAFSVILQCLKMETDWKVLKLVLEKLQWTLQYKVLLLTSPCNLDQLCSTLCCMVTDRLISERLKKIPDGFSRTDVQLAVVPALTAITSYHTYLEQSRQRELVQCLETGLIYRCAKQCVVALTLCTVEMPDIMIKLLPALIVKLTHISATVAMASPMLEFLSTLVRLPHLYANFVAEQYVSVFAISLPYTNPSKYNQYIVSLAHHVIAMWFIRCRLPFRKDFVQYITKGLRSNALLPFDDGHEQSSFRARSTSLNERPKSLRAAKVAKAAAVVANNSSSPVKELRDLSAMDAFRSRSISVSDHAVRRMQTSTTTCSLGSADENAVTQADETLKTVHLELTETCLDMMARYVFSNFSALPKRSPIAEFLLAGGRSMTWLVGNKLVTITTSGGVHTHALLGLDMADRLGGGEMTSRSDPSLHTRITKEAPAKLESQSSQQQSRATRIRVRSMSGGHALRAGPAQSLSPLVSPSEGELAAQLSPSSTTLDGLSPPSSTSANTPAPPPLKDNPGLAEFVPILTQGWAEIFIRRPSGNTSWLMCLENPPSPFSSEVRNMPLQELSTVLMAMEGVKEPASRTVSAPASTATPAPAESFSQTHSGAGGKPHLIQRSNTDSVVVMEESPGVTAVQSPSDWPECEEFEPVPADPIFISADKFPKAPPSGTLSRSSSSSSSQDEEKSTLEEVSEGAIPIDQAPLGLSTPGSQELLFQGTHQSQGHGLNKSSSSPELQTLSEAFSKVNLESETAIGDAAQSRVPAETKAQQLTERESAGGDLGGIITTNPITDSASTGPPQSVGARMKLEFPPPGPQPGPISPGGGHRPRGHTISVSAPSSRRERRTERDSYQSRSGPSSNTEKMAGLSPSFVFLQLYHSPFFGNEANKPLLLPKTQVIDRAVKVLDQMPPYDTHKIGVIFVGAGQVNNEVAILSNEYGSNRYAAFLTGLGKLIHLKDCDPDQIFLGGLDQYGDDGEFTYCWHDDIMQAIFHIATLMPNRESDKGCCNKKRHIGNDFVMVVYNDSGEEYKLGTIKGQFNFVEVIIKPLDYECNLVSLQCRKDLEGLVDTSVSKIVSDGNLPLLVRQMALHANMASLVHQYRANPSDAYASKWLARLRHIKRIRTRAQEDIQSRATPGISLTQGHAQQNKPFQQSSSASSNSESTGQRKRLVSTVDDFTDFV
- the tsc2 gene encoding tuberin isoform X1, translating into MMNKQPSKESLKDKVKGIFGLGPQRPPSKQSDHKPSEFIITSDIIKELLPECGLSNRIRTMNHICDLAKTKKFEEHAVEAVWKSVDDMLTQEQPPEARHAALQLLRAIIQGQGERLGPLRAYFFKVIRDYQPCNEELSDRLEVFKALTENGKDITYLEEDIASFVLLWMNIGLTSDFLHVLVNLVKFNSCYLDQNVSTMVQKICLLCNRTTASTDIEVALQVLDAVVCYNCLPSDSLGVFIITLCRTVNVKEFCESCWKLMRKVLGTHLGHSAIYTMCRIMEEKVYTEDAPLLRGAVFFVGMALWGAHRLPALKNTPTLVLPSFYKAMACANEVVSYEIVLSITRLIRKYGKELQVVTWDILLGIIERLLQQIQAIGSAELKAIVYELLTTIEELYEQNGYHGSTEKFFSLVEKCADKRPDASVLTLISYRAQSIQPAKDGWIQSLHWLMEKFFRNESRSLIRIKVLHILSFVLSTNRQLYEDELIEMVVIPLLSGIADDRDPAVRKQATQLLVDLAEGCNTHHFTSLLDIIERVASRSLVCPGPMEISDREHTAESPLEDVRTAILGLLEILQSKLYSLPAGHATRVYELLISHLQLHYKNKYSSLIASSIRLQIFDFFLRMRADSLHRVGFPNKDGAMRFSPYCYCDIGEPEKRTNEKKSTGPTSPPASGPPPPTAAPSVTATIRSAYLPYSTAFSVILQCLKMETDWKVLKLVLEKLQWTLQYKVLLLTSPCNLDQLCSTLCCMVTDRLISERLKKIPDGFSRTDVQLAVVPALTAITSYHTYLEQSRQRELVQCLETGLIYRCAKQCVVALTLCTVEMPDIMIKLLPALIVKLTHISATVAMASPMLEFLSTLVRLPHLYANFVAEQYVSVFAISLPYTNPSKYNQYIVSLAHHVIAMWFIRCRLPFRKDFVQYITKGLRSNALLPFDDGHEQSSFRARSTSLNERPKSLRAAKVAKAAAVVANNSSSPVKELRDLSAMDAFRSRSISVSDHAVRRMQTSTTTCSLGSADENAVTQADETLKTVHLELTETCLDMMARYVFSNFSALPKRSPIAEFLLAGGRSMTWLVGNKLVTITTSGGVHTHALLGLDMADRLGGGEMTSRSDPSLHTRITKEAPAKLESQSSQQQSRATRIRVRSMSGGHALRAGPAQSLSPLVSPSEGELAAQLSPSSTTLDGLSPPSSTSANTPAPPPLKDNPGLAEFVPILTQGWAEIFIRRPSGNTSWLMCLENPPSPFSSEVRNMPLQELSTVLMAMEGVKEPASRTVSAPASTATPAPAESFSQTHSGAGGKPHLIQRSNTVSGSLWFLGQGSAPIGPPAHNRLYRSISWADSVVVMEESPGVTAVQSPSDWPECEEFEPVPADPIFISADKFPKAPPSGTLSRSSSSSSSQDEEKSTLEEVSEGAIPIDQAPLGLSTPGSQELLFQGTHQSQGHGLNKSSSSPELQTLSEAFSKVNLESETAIGDAAQSRVPAETKAQQLTERESAGGDLGGIITTNPITDSASTGPPQSVGARMKLEFPPPGPQPGPISPGGGHRPRGHTISVSAPSSRRERRTERDSYQSRSGPSSNTEKMAGLSPSFVFLQLYHSPFFGNEANKPLLLPKTQVIDRAVKVLDQMPPYDTHKIGVIFVGAGQVNNEVAILSNEYGSNRYAAFLTGLGKLIHLKDCDPDQIFLGGLDQYGDDGEFTYCWHDDIMQAIFHIATLMPNRESDKGCCNKKRHIGNDFVMVVYNDSGEEYKLGTIKGQFNFVEVIIKPLDYECNLVSLQCRKDLEGLVDTSVSKIVSDGNLPLLVRQMALHANMASLVHQYRANPSDAYASKWLARLRHIKRIRTRAQEDIQSRATPGISLTQGHAQQNKPFQQSSSASSNSESTGQRKRLVSTVDDFTDFV